GAACCGCCGGAGACGTTGAAGGCGCTGTTCCCGGTGCCGGAGGGCGGCCGCATGCAGTACGCCGAGCGTCTGCGCGAGGTCGGCGACGAGGCCTTGATCCACGTCACGACCTGGATTCCGGAAGCCATCGGCCGCAACTGGGATTCGGCCGACATGGAGCAGGAGCAGATCGGCGCGCTTCTGGCGCGCGCCGGGGTGCGACCGGCGTCCGGCGAGCAGCGCGTGCTCGCCACGCTCGCCGACCCGTCCATCGCGCGGCTGATGGCGCTCGATGTCGGCGCGCCGCTGCTGCGGATCCAGCGCCTGGTCCGCGACCAGAACCGCAAGCCCGTGATGCGGGCCGATCTGCTGGTACGCGCCGACCGCATCAGCGTGTCGGTCGCGCTCAAGGCGTAGCGACGGGACCGCGTCAGGCCGCGAGCAGTTCCTTGACCGCGGCGTCGAGGAACGCGGCGTCGGCGGGACAGGCCCAGGGATTGCCGGCGCGGTGGCCCCACATCGAAGGGATCTCCAGCAAACGCGCGTCGCGCAGATGCGGCAGCTCGAGGCGGTTGTCGGCTGTCTGGAAGTAGAGGTCCGTCGCCGACGGCAGCAGCAGCGTCTTCGCCTCGATCGACGCCAGCGCGGCGGCCAGGTCGCCGCCGAACCGCGGATCGTCGGCGATGTCGGCGTGCTGCCAGGTCCAGAGCTGCGCCAGCAGGTCGTCGCCGTCGCGCCGCAGGAAATTGCCCTCCCACGATCCGACCAGGAAATCCTCCAGGCTGCCGTAGCCCAGCCCTTGCCACATCCGCTCGCGGTAGAACGTCTGGCTCAGCGCCCAGCCGGCGTAGACGCGGCCCATGGCGCGCAGGCCGCGCTCCGGCTTGGCCGCGAAATGGTCGCCGGTCCAGTTCGGATCGGCGGTCATCGCGGCTTTCACGCCCTCGAGGAAGACGACGTTGTGCGGCGAGGTGCGGGCGCTGCCGCAATTGACCACGATGCGTTTGACATCCGCGCCGGCCATGGTCGCCCAGTGGTAGGCCTGCTGCGCGCCCATCGACCAACCGTAGACCATCTCGACGCGTTCGACGCCGAACGTCTCGCGCAGCAGGCGCCGCTGCTGGACGACGTTGTCGTACACCGTGATGCGCGGGAAGCGGCCCTTGTCGTAGGGCGGCGTCGCGTTGCTCGGCGACGCGCTCAACCCGTTGGTGAACATGTTGGGGATGACGATGAAGTGCCGCGTCGGATCCAGCGCCTTGCCTGGCGCCACCAGCCATTCGATGTCGGTGTGGTGCGCGCCATAGCTGGTCGGATAGACGATCACGTTGTCGCGCGCCGCCGACAGCGTGCCGAAGGTCTTGTAGACGATGCGCGCCTTGGGCAGCGTCATGCCCGAGCGCAGGCGGATGTCGCCGCACTCGAAGGTCGCGGTCGCGGTCGGATAGGCGGTCATCGTCTCAGGCTCGCGAGGATCTGGCGGTGGGCGGCGATGTAGCCCGGCGTCACCACCTTCATGTGCGGCCGCAGCAGCGCGTGCGCCTCCGGCAGGCGGTGGAACGGGACGTTGGGCAGCAGGTGGTGCTCGGCGTGGAAAGGCATGTTCCACATCAGCAGGCGCAGCGCTGGATTGGTCAGCGTGGTGCGCGTGTTGGCGAAACCGTCGTCGTCGCGCGTGCAGCCGGCGTGCTCGACCAGCAAGTACAGGCGCAGCAATGGCGCGCCGAGGAACGCCGGGATCAGCCAGTGCATCAACGCCGCGTCGCTGCCTGCCGCCACGCTGACGACCGCGATCACGGCGTAGAGGAGCAGCTGGACGCGCGCGTGGCGGGTGATCTCCGGCCGCGCGGAAGGATGGATGAAATCGAGCCCGGCGAACCGGCCGAACGGCAGGGTCGCGAGCTGCGACAGCCGCGCGGTCCAGAACGGGATCGCGGAGACGCGCCAGAGGTAGCCGCCGAGCGTGCGCGCCTCCGGCTGGGCGATCAGCTCGGGGTCGCGCGCCGGATCCTGCGTGTAGCGGTGGTGGGCGCGGTGGAAATGCATGTAGTAGCGGCCGATGTTGAAGATCGCCGCCGCCGACAGGAACGCCGCGAGATCGTTGAGCCAGCGCGCACGGAAGGCCGTGTAGTGGACGGATTCGTGCATCGGTGCGAACAGCGCCATCACGAACGCGCCCTGCAGCAGCCACGCCGGCGCTAGCAGCCACGAGCCGCGCGCCGCCTCGATGACGAATCCACCGGCCACCAGAAGCGCGGCGTGCGCGCCGATCTGGAGCAGGCCGCGGAGATCGGACTTCCTGTACAGCTCCTTCAGCCGCTCGGCCGGAATGGCGCGCATCTGCCGCGCCCTCTCGCCGGTGACGCGGTACGCGGCCTCGCCCCCACCCTCGCCCTCGCCGGACATCGACGGTCCTACGGCTTGACGTGCTCCCACAGGCCCTCGCGGTAGGCCCGCGCCGAGCGCGCCTCGGCGGCGTTCCGCTCGGCCTCGGCGAGTCCGACCTGGTCGCCGATCATGCAGATCAGCGACGGGAAGCTCGCGCGGTCGATCCGCGCCTCCGGGTCCCACAGCTTCGAACGCATGAACGCCTTGGGGCAGTGCATGTAGGCCTCGCGCACCTCGACGACGATGGCGCAGAGCGGCGGCTTGCCCTGCACCGCCATCGACGCGAGCAGTTCCGCATCGACGCTGAGCCGCGCCACGCCGTTGACCCGCGTGGTCTCGTTCATGCCGGGGATCATGAACAGCAGCCCGATCTGCGGGTTGACCAGGAGGTTGCGCAGCGTGTCGAGCCGGTTGTTGCCGGGCCGGTCGGGGATGGCCAGCGTGCGCTCGTCGATCACCCGGAACGAGCCCGGCGGATCGCCCCGCGGCGTCGCGTCCTGGCGGCCGTCGGCGTCGGCGGTCGACACGCAGCAGAACGGCGCCGTCTCGATGAAGCGTTTCATGTGCGCGTCGATGCGGCCGATGTCCTTCTTCGCCGCCACCGGCGAGGTCGCGCCGTAGCGCGCGACCAGCGCCCGGGCGCCTTCGTCGTCGAGCACCGCGGGCTTCGCGGCGGCGGGGGGCAGGGCGTCGGGCATCGCGGGTCTCCGGCGGACGTTCGCTACGGCGCCATCGTAGCCGGCGCCCGCCTTCGCGACTATCCGGAATCGGCCGTCTGCCCTAAACTCACGGCCCACGACGCGGGTCAACCCGCGCGGAATTTCCCTTGGGAGGACGCGACATGCGCAGCATCCAACGCCGCTCGATGATCCGGGGCGCCGCCGCGCTGGGCGGCGCCGGCATCCTCGCGGCGCCGTCCATCGCCGGCGCGCAGGCGCCGTGGCCGAGCAAGCCGATCACGATCGTCGTCAACTTCGCGCCGGGCGGCCTGACCGACGGCATCGCCCGCGTCTACAGCGAGCATGTCGCGCGCAAGCTCGGCGCGCAGATCCTGATCGACAACAAACCCGGCGCCGGCGGCAACATCGGGGCCGCCATGGTCGCGCGCGCGGCGCCCGACGGCTACACCTACCTGCACACGGTGTCCGGCACGCTGGTCCAGAACCGCGTGCTCTACAGCAATCTCGGATTCGATCCCGACAAGGATTTCGTGCCGGTGGCGGCGACGTCGTCGGGCGAGTTGCCGGTGGCCGTGCACAAATCGGTGCCGGTGCGGAACATCAAGGAGTTCATCGAGTACGCGCGAAACAACAAGGTCAGCTTCGGCTCGTGGGCGCCGGGCTCGGGCGCCCACATCGTCTGCGCCAAGCTCAACGAGCTCTACGGTCTGAAGATGGAGGTCGTGAACTACCGCGGCGAGGCGCCGATGTGGGTCGATGTCGGCTCGGGCTCGCTGCAGGCCGCGATGGGCAGCTACCAGGCGCTGCGGCCGCTGCTCGCCAAGGGCGACATCAAGCTGATCGCGCTGCCGGCGCGGCGCCGCAACATCAAGTTCCCCGACCTGCCGACCATGGCGGAGCAGGGCTACACGCACCCCGCGTTCAGCCAGTTCGGCTGGCTCGGCCTGTTCGCGCCGGCCGGCACGCCGATGGAGATCGTCAAGCGCATGTCGGCGCTGTGGGTCGAGGCCGCCGATTCCGAGGGCGGCAAGCGCATGTACGACACGTTCGGCCTGCACGAGAAGCCGCTGAACCACGAGGAGATGGCGGCCGACTGGGAGCGCCTGAAGCAGCGCATGATCCCGCTGGTGCGCGAGCTCGGCGTCAAGCTGGAGTAGCGTCGCCGCGTGCCGCCGGCGCATGGCGGCACCGGAAAACCGCATGGCCGCGGGCCGTGAGTTCCTGCCGCCGCCGCCGTATAACCCGCGCGCCCGCGGCGCGGGATGAACCCGCGCGCGATCCCATGGGATGACACGACATGACGCGCAAGATCGACCGCCGCTCCCTCATCCACGCAGCCGCCGCGCTCGGCGCCGCCGGCCCGCTCGCCGCGCCGTCGCTGGCGCGCGCGCAGGCGCCGTGGCCCGCCAAGCCGATCACGATCACCGTCAATTTCGCGCCCGGCGGCCTGACCGACGGCATCGCCCGCGTGTTCGGCGAGTACGTCGGCCGCAAGCTCGGCCAGCAGGTCATCATCGACAACAAGCCCGGCGCCAGCGGCAACATCGGCGCGGCGCTGGTCGCCAAGATGCCGGCCGACGGCTACGCCTTCCTGCACACCGTCTCCAGCACGCTGGTGCAGAACCGGGTGATGTTCGCCAATCTCGGCTTCAACCCCGACAAGGACTTCATCCCGGTGTCGGCCACCTCCTCGGGCGAGCTGCCGCTGGTGGTGCACAAGTCGGTGCCGGTGGCGAACGTCAAGGAGTTCGTCGAGTACGCGAAGAAGAACAAGGTCAGCTTCGGCTCCTGGGCCGCCGGCTCGAGCGCGCACGTCGTCTGCGCCAACCTCAACAAGCTCTACGGGCTGAACATGGAGATCGTGACCTACCGCGGCGAGGCGCCGATGTGGGTCGACATGGGCTCGGGCTCGCTGCAGGCCGCCATGGGCAGCTACCAGGCGCTGCGGCCGCTGCTGGTCAAGGGCGAGATCAAGCCGATCGGCTTCCCCAGCCCCCGCCGCAACGCCAAGATGCCCGAGGTGCCGACCTTCCACGAGCAGGGCTTCACCGACGACGCGTTCTCGCTCTACGGCTGGCTCGGCCTGTTCGCGCCGGCCGGCACGCCGATGGAGATCGTCAAGCGCGTCTCGGCGCTGTGGGTCGAGGCGGCGGACTCCGAGGGCGGCCGCAAGATGTACGAGACGTTCGGCCTGCACGAGAAGCCGCTGAACCACGAGGAGATGGCCAAGGATTTCGAGAAGCTGAAGGGCCGGATGATCCCGATCCTGACCGCGCTCGGCCTCAAGCCGGAGTGACGGCGGCGGCGGCGCGAAAACGCCGCCCCTCGGGGCGGCGCGCCGTACCTGTCGTGCGGAAATTGGAGCGGGCGAAGGGATTCGAACCCTCGACCCCAACCTTGGCAAGGTTGTGCTCTACCCCTGAGCTACGCCCGCGCTCCCTGTCCGCCGCCCCGCGAAACAACGGGAGCCGCCGACAGGGGGCGGGGAATAACGCCTTTCCCGGCGGTTTGCAAGCCGGTTGCCCGGCCGGGCCGGCGCCGTTAGGAAGCCGCCTCCCACCCTCCCGGCGGCGCCGATGAACGACCCGATCCAGACGCCCGAAGATCCCGACGGCGCCGACCTGCCGACCACGCCGGCCGACCTGCTGGCGCGCCTGGCGGCGCTGGGCATCACCGGCCCGACCGTGCGCCACGCCGCCGTGTTCACGGTCGAGCAGTCGATGGCGGTGCACGCCGACGTGCCGGCGCTGCGCGAGGGCACGCACATCAAGAACCTGTTCGTGCGCAACCGGCGCGAGGAGATGTGGCTGGTGGTCGCCGAGGCCCGTCGCCGGGTCGATCTCAAATGGCTGGGCGAGCGCACCGGCGCCGGCAAGCTGTCGTTCGGCAGCGCCGAGCGCCTGATGCGGACGCTCGGCGTGCGGCCGGGCTCGGTGACGCCGTTCGCGCTGGTCAACGACACCGCCCGCGCCGTGCGTCTGGCGGTCGACCGCGCGGTGCTGGAGGCGCCGGTGCTGTGGTGCCATCCGCTGGTCAACACCATGAACACCCGCCTGACCGGCGCCGAGCTGCGCCGTTTCTTCGACGCCACCGGCCACCAGCCGCTCGCCATCGATTTCGAGGCCTGAGCCGCCCGCCGCGCC
The genomic region above belongs to Rhodospirillales bacterium and contains:
- a CDS encoding GntR family transcriptional regulator, translating into MRGRREFGIPLYRQVYLVLRDGIISGRYAAGRPVPPEVDLTRQFDVSRVTIRKALEVLQREGLIERRQGDGTYVRDGKDLPSPMVVAIENAMDRIEGFAKGSKARVVAFDYREPPETLKALFPVPEGGRMQYAERLREVGDEALIHVTTWIPEAIGRNWDSADMEQEQIGALLARAGVRPASGEQRVLATLADPSIARLMALDVGAPLLRIQRLVRDQNRKPVMRADLLVRADRISVSVALKA
- a CDS encoding alpha/beta fold hydrolase, translated to MTAYPTATATFECGDIRLRSGMTLPKARIVYKTFGTLSAARDNVIVYPTSYGAHHTDIEWLVAPGKALDPTRHFIVIPNMFTNGLSASPSNATPPYDKGRFPRITVYDNVVQQRRLLRETFGVERVEMVYGWSMGAQQAYHWATMAGADVKRIVVNCGSARTSPHNVVFLEGVKAAMTADPNWTGDHFAAKPERGLRAMGRVYAGWALSQTFYRERMWQGLGYGSLEDFLVGSWEGNFLRRDGDDLLAQLWTWQHADIADDPRFGGDLAAALASIEAKTLLLPSATDLYFQTADNRLELPHLRDARLLEIPSMWGHRAGNPWACPADAAFLDAAVKELLAA
- a CDS encoding fatty acid desaturase is translated as MSGEGEGGGEAAYRVTGERARQMRAIPAERLKELYRKSDLRGLLQIGAHAALLVAGGFVIEAARGSWLLAPAWLLQGAFVMALFAPMHESVHYTAFRARWLNDLAAFLSAAAIFNIGRYYMHFHRAHHRYTQDPARDPELIAQPEARTLGGYLWRVSAIPFWTARLSQLATLPFGRFAGLDFIHPSARPEITRHARVQLLLYAVIAVVSVAAGSDAALMHWLIPAFLGAPLLRLYLLVEHAGCTRDDDGFANTRTTLTNPALRLLMWNMPFHAEHHLLPNVPFHRLPEAHALLRPHMKVVTPGYIAAHRQILASLRR
- a CDS encoding pyridoxamine 5'-phosphate oxidase family protein; the encoded protein is MPDALPPAAAKPAVLDDEGARALVARYGATSPVAAKKDIGRIDAHMKRFIETAPFCCVSTADADGRQDATPRGDPPGSFRVIDERTLAIPDRPGNNRLDTLRNLLVNPQIGLLFMIPGMNETTRVNGVARLSVDAELLASMAVQGKPPLCAIVVEVREAYMHCPKAFMRSKLWDPEARIDRASFPSLICMIGDQVGLAEAERNAAEARSARAYREGLWEHVKP
- a CDS encoding tripartite tricarboxylate transporter substrate binding protein; this encodes MRSIQRRSMIRGAAALGGAGILAAPSIAGAQAPWPSKPITIVVNFAPGGLTDGIARVYSEHVARKLGAQILIDNKPGAGGNIGAAMVARAAPDGYTYLHTVSGTLVQNRVLYSNLGFDPDKDFVPVAATSSGELPVAVHKSVPVRNIKEFIEYARNNKVSFGSWAPGSGAHIVCAKLNELYGLKMEVVNYRGEAPMWVDVGSGSLQAAMGSYQALRPLLAKGDIKLIALPARRRNIKFPDLPTMAEQGYTHPAFSQFGWLGLFAPAGTPMEIVKRMSALWVEAADSEGGKRMYDTFGLHEKPLNHEEMAADWERLKQRMIPLVRELGVKLE
- a CDS encoding tripartite tricarboxylate transporter substrate binding protein, with amino-acid sequence MTRKIDRRSLIHAAAALGAAGPLAAPSLARAQAPWPAKPITITVNFAPGGLTDGIARVFGEYVGRKLGQQVIIDNKPGASGNIGAALVAKMPADGYAFLHTVSSTLVQNRVMFANLGFNPDKDFIPVSATSSGELPLVVHKSVPVANVKEFVEYAKKNKVSFGSWAAGSSAHVVCANLNKLYGLNMEIVTYRGEAPMWVDMGSGSLQAAMGSYQALRPLLVKGEIKPIGFPSPRRNAKMPEVPTFHEQGFTDDAFSLYGWLGLFAPAGTPMEIVKRVSALWVEAADSEGGRKMYETFGLHEKPLNHEEMAKDFEKLKGRMIPILTALGLKPE
- a CDS encoding prolyl-tRNA synthetase associated domain-containing protein; protein product: MPTTPADLLARLAALGITGPTVRHAAVFTVEQSMAVHADVPALREGTHIKNLFVRNRREEMWLVVAEARRRVDLKWLGERTGAGKLSFGSAERLMRTLGVRPGSVTPFALVNDTARAVRLAVDRAVLEAPVLWCHPLVNTMNTRLTGAELRRFFDATGHQPLAIDFEA